Proteins from one Salaquimonas pukyongi genomic window:
- a CDS encoding ATP12 family chaperone protein, whose product MRDILTGGGNGGERTPEAAAQENMRPVLPKRFYKTVSIAPQHDAYAVLLDGKSVRTPAKATLSLPGEAAARLVAGEWEAQGEHIDPAAMPVTRLVNTALDGIAGDTQPVLEDIVRFAASDLLFYRASYPEALVESQKQHWDPILDWVGTRTGARFECVEGVMHIDQSREALALFSAHLKPYDEPVALACVHTMTSLTGSALTAYALAEGEISLDAAWKAAHVDEDHNIAQWGEDHEAATRRKQRFAEMKAAADLLAALS is encoded by the coding sequence ATGCGTGACATCCTGACGGGTGGGGGAAACGGGGGCGAGCGAACGCCTGAAGCCGCTGCCCAGGAAAACATGCGCCCCGTCCTGCCAAAACGTTTCTACAAAACCGTTTCCATCGCACCGCAGCACGATGCCTATGCGGTATTGCTCGATGGCAAATCCGTGCGAACGCCTGCCAAGGCCACCCTGTCGCTGCCGGGCGAAGCGGCCGCCAGGCTCGTTGCTGGCGAATGGGAGGCCCAGGGCGAGCATATTGACCCTGCGGCAATGCCGGTTACCCGGCTGGTCAATACGGCGCTGGACGGCATTGCAGGCGATACACAGCCGGTGCTGGAGGACATCGTCCGCTTTGCCGCCAGCGATTTGCTTTTTTACCGCGCTTCCTATCCCGAAGCGCTGGTCGAAAGCCAGAAACAGCACTGGGACCCGATCCTGGACTGGGTTGGTACCCGCACCGGGGCACGGTTTGAATGTGTGGAGGGCGTCATGCACATCGACCAGAGCCGGGAGGCGCTGGCGCTGTTTTCCGCGCATCTAAAGCCCTATGACGAGCCGGTCGCCCTTGCCTGTGTGCACACCATGACCTCGCTGACCGGCTCGGCCCTGACCGCCTATGCGCTGGCGGAGGGGGAAATCAGCCTCGATGCTGCCTGGAAGGCTGCCCATGTCGATGAGGACCACAACATCGCCCAGTGGGGCGAAGACCATGAGGCGGCCACACGCCGCAAACAACGTTTCGCTGAAATGAAGGCGGCAGCCGACCTGTTGGCGGCCCTTTCCTGA
- a CDS encoding RluA family pseudouridine synthase, with amino-acid sequence MRLDRWFKLHFPGLGFGQLQKLLRSGQIRVDGGRVKADTRLKPGQAVRLPPQVTGLQSGVRTGPLTANTIRDKHDLEVLEAMTLHEDGKVVVFNKPAGLAVQGGSGLNRHVDRMLEAMRNKKGEKPRLVHRLDRDTSGVLVVAKTRGAAAALTREFRGRNTEKTYWAVVRGVPKPRQGRISNWLAKVRNEEGDDIMRVVRHGTPDADHAVSEYQVVEASGSALCWLELKPVTGRTHQLRVHCQSLGHPILGDPKYFDIENWQLPGGIQKKLHLHARRIRIAHPDGGMLDVTAPLPPHMVQTWNLLGFDPDSELDSV; translated from the coding sequence ATGCGGCTCGACCGCTGGTTCAAGCTGCATTTTCCCGGCCTTGGCTTTGGCCAGTTGCAGAAACTGCTGCGCTCGGGCCAGATCCGCGTCGATGGCGGCCGGGTAAAGGCCGACACCCGGTTAAAGCCGGGACAGGCGGTTCGCCTGCCGCCGCAGGTAACCGGCCTTCAAAGCGGGGTGCGCACCGGCCCGCTCACCGCCAACACGATCCGTGACAAACACGATCTGGAAGTACTTGAGGCAATGACGCTCCATGAGGACGGCAAGGTCGTTGTCTTCAACAAGCCCGCCGGGCTGGCCGTGCAGGGTGGCTCGGGACTTAACCGCCATGTCGACCGCATGCTTGAGGCGATGCGCAACAAGAAGGGCGAAAAGCCGCGCTTGGTTCACCGCCTTGACCGCGACACGTCGGGGGTTCTGGTGGTGGCGAAGACCCGGGGCGCTGCTGCCGCGCTGACCAGGGAGTTTCGAGGCCGCAATACCGAAAAAACCTACTGGGCCGTGGTCAGGGGCGTGCCGAAGCCGCGCCAGGGGCGCATTTCCAACTGGCTGGCGAAAGTCCGCAATGAAGAGGGCGACGACATCATGCGCGTGGTGCGCCATGGTACGCCTGACGCAGATCACGCCGTTTCCGAATACCAGGTGGTGGAGGCGTCAGGCTCAGCGCTGTGCTGGCTGGAACTAAAACCGGTTACAGGGCGAACCCATCAACTGCGGGTTCATTGCCAGTCCCTCGGCCATCCCATCCTTGGCGATCCGAAATATTTCGACATTGAAAACTGGCAGTTGCCGGGCGGCATCCAAAAAAAGCTTCACCTGCATGCCCGCCGTATCCGCATCGCCCATCCCGACGGCGGCATGCTGGATGTAACAGCCCCGCTGCCGCCGCACATGGTGCAGACATGGAATCTGCTCGGCTTCGATCCGGATTCAGAACTTGACTCTGTTTGA
- the crcB gene encoding fluoride efflux transporter CrcB — translation MIHLLLVALGGAVGASLRHLSGLFFLRTFGPAFPFGTLFVNVAGSLAMGLLIGWLARRTGGTSAELRLFLATGLLGGFTTFSAFSLDFAALWEDGRLAIAFGYAAASVVLSLAAIFAGLWLARAALA, via the coding sequence ATGATCCATCTTCTGCTTGTTGCCCTTGGCGGTGCTGTTGGCGCGTCGCTGCGTCATCTTTCCGGCCTGTTTTTCCTGCGCACCTTCGGGCCGGCCTTTCCCTTCGGCACGCTGTTCGTTAACGTGGCAGGATCGCTTGCCATGGGGTTGCTGATCGGCTGGCTGGCGCGGCGCACCGGCGGGACAAGCGCGGAACTACGGCTGTTCCTGGCAACCGGCCTGCTGGGCGGATTTACGACCTTTTCCGCCTTTTCGCTTGATTTTGCCGCGCTTTGGGAAGATGGCAGGCTGGCAATCGCCTTCGGCTATGCTGCAGCAAGCGTTGTACTCTCTCTGGCCGCCATCTTTGCCGGCCTGTGGCTGGCGCGTGCCGCCCTTGCATGA
- the lipB gene encoding lipoyl(octanoyl) transferase LipB codes for MAPISTPTAVSQDENPGPAGRAIPREGLAARFLPLQGAPPVRWRVLEGLSAYEQTVQDMEQLAMTIGQGNEQEAVWLVEHPPLYTAGTSARDGDLIAPGRFPVHATGRGGEYTYHGPGQRVCYVMLDLKRRKQDVRAFVAALEAWIISTLADFSVTGERREDRVGVWVRRPDKAPLPGGIPHEDKIAAIGIRLKKWVSFHGVSLNVEPELSHFDGIVPCGVTGHGVTSLADLGLPVTMEDVDVALKRNFQTVFGPVE; via the coding sequence ATGGCTCCAATTTCCACCCCCACCGCTGTCTCTCAAGACGAAAATCCGGGCCCTGCCGGCCGCGCCATTCCGCGTGAGGGGCTGGCGGCGCGGTTTTTGCCGCTGCAAGGCGCGCCACCGGTGCGCTGGCGTGTCCTGGAAGGATTGAGCGCATACGAACAAACCGTGCAGGACATGGAGCAACTGGCGATGACAATCGGCCAGGGAAACGAACAGGAAGCCGTCTGGCTGGTCGAGCATCCCCCGCTCTATACCGCCGGCACCAGCGCCCGTGACGGCGATCTCATCGCCCCGGGGCGCTTTCCCGTGCACGCAACAGGCCGTGGCGGTGAATATACCTATCACGGACCCGGCCAGCGCGTTTGCTATGTGATGCTGGATCTGAAGCGCCGCAAACAGGATGTGCGCGCCTTTGTCGCTGCGCTCGAAGCCTGGATCATTTCGACCCTCGCCGATTTTTCCGTCACCGGCGAACGGCGCGAGGACCGGGTCGGCGTTTGGGTAAGGCGGCCGGACAAGGCACCGCTTCCCGGCGGCATACCGCACGAGGACAAGATCGCGGCAATCGGCATCCGGCTGAAGAAATGGGTCAGCTTTCACGGCGTTTCGCTCAATGTGGAACCGGAACTTTCCCATTTTGACGGCATCGTACCGTGCGGCGTTACCGGCCACGGCGTAACCAGCCTGGCCGATCTGGGCCTGCCCGTCACCATGGAGGATGTGGACGTGGCGCTGAAACGCAATTTTCAAACGGTATTCGGGCCGGTTGAATGA
- a CDS encoding DMT family transporter codes for MTGKQFSPKKPPNGMPSRGPARPLTGTLAAGPTLPESGPQADNRATVTSAIILMVIAMTIVPLMDVISKYLSTRHAISPVTITWARFSGQAILMLFFIVLRMGLSGVSGTNNLVNFVRGMLIGGAVSVFFIAIKYLPLAEAIATFFVEPLIVLQLSALFLGEKVGWRRNLAALVGFGGALLIIQPTYAIFGPTALLPLVTALLFSIYLILSRVVGQKENPYTMQFWSGLGGVATCSAFLVAGQWAGISDFVLTAPSSLEPFLWLIAIIIIATFSHLLIIIAFSRAEASILAPFQYLEIATITVAGYFVFGEFPTPLRWLGIFIIIASGLYIFLRERRLKG; via the coding sequence ATGACCGGCAAGCAGTTTTCCCCCAAGAAACCACCGAACGGCATGCCCTCCCGCGGCCCGGCAAGACCTTTGACCGGCACCCTTGCCGCCGGCCCCACGCTGCCGGAGTCCGGCCCTCAAGCTGACAATCGCGCAACGGTGACAAGCGCGATCATTTTGATGGTAATTGCCATGACCATCGTGCCGCTGATGGATGTTATTTCGAAATATCTATCGACGCGCCACGCCATCAGTCCGGTGACGATCACCTGGGCCCGGTTTTCAGGTCAGGCGATTTTGATGCTCTTCTTCATCGTGCTGCGAATGGGGCTGTCCGGCGTTAGCGGCACGAACAATCTGGTCAACTTTGTCCGTGGAATGCTGATCGGCGGAGCGGTCAGTGTGTTCTTCATTGCCATAAAATACCTGCCGCTGGCAGAGGCGATCGCCACCTTCTTTGTCGAGCCGCTGATCGTGCTGCAGCTTTCGGCACTGTTCTTGGGCGAGAAGGTGGGCTGGCGGCGCAATCTTGCCGCCCTGGTGGGCTTTGGCGGCGCGCTGCTCATCATCCAGCCGACCTATGCCATCTTCGGGCCAACCGCGCTTCTGCCGCTGGTGACCGCCCTGCTGTTTTCGATCTATCTGATCTTGTCGCGGGTCGTCGGGCAGAAGGAAAACCCCTACACCATGCAATTCTGGTCGGGTCTTGGCGGGGTCGCCACCTGCTCAGCGTTTCTGGTTGCCGGCCAATGGGCGGGCATTTCGGACTTCGTGCTGACAGCCCCTTCAAGCCTTGAACCTTTTCTATGGCTCATCGCCATCATCATCATCGCCACCTTCTCCCATCTGTTGATCATCATCGCCTTTTCCCGCGCCGAAGCCTCCATCCTGGCGCCGTTCCAGTATCTTGAGATCGCCACGATCACCGTTGCCGGCTATTTTGTGTTCGGCGAATTTCCCACGCCGCTGCGATGGCTCGGCATCTTCATCATCATCGCCTCCGGCCTTTACATCTTTCTGCGCGAACGGCGTTTGAAAGGGTAG
- a CDS encoding HAD-IA family hydrolase, which yields MRLILFDVDGTLIDSKAVIHASMRLTLQRWGYDEPSGEATRTLIGLTLDTAIARLLQREVDDEILAMVSDYKDIYLQLSRQPEMQSLPFAGIASLLDRLARRDDVLLGLATGKSRRGVHTMLQTPHFSGRFSVARCADDCPSKPHPAMVLECCDETNISPSNTLMIGDTSFDMEMAAAARATGLGVGWGYHPAERMLTAGASAVAHSSQALQTMVDDWLDGETLGEPAEPADLFQGMRNFQYA from the coding sequence ATGCGGCTGATCTTATTCGATGTGGACGGGACACTGATTGACAGCAAGGCTGTCATCCACGCATCCATGCGCCTTACACTACAGCGCTGGGGCTATGACGAACCTTCCGGCGAGGCGACCCGCACCCTGATCGGCCTTACCTTGGATACAGCCATTGCCAGACTGCTCCAGCGCGAGGTGGATGATGAAATTCTCGCCATGGTATCCGACTACAAGGATATTTATCTGCAGCTTTCACGGCAGCCCGAAATGCAATCCCTTCCGTTCGCCGGCATTGCATCGCTGCTCGACCGGCTGGCGCGGCGCGACGATGTACTGCTCGGCCTTGCGACGGGAAAATCGCGCCGCGGCGTTCACACAATGCTGCAGACGCCGCATTTTTCGGGCCGTTTCTCGGTCGCCCGCTGTGCCGACGACTGCCCCTCGAAACCCCATCCGGCAATGGTTCTGGAATGTTGCGATGAAACCAACATTTCTCCTTCCAACACCCTGATGATCGGCGATACCAGTTTCGACATGGAAATGGCCGCCGCAGCAAGGGCTACGGGACTGGGGGTCGGCTGGGGCTACCATCCGGCCGAGCGCATGCTGACGGCCGGCGCCAGCGCGGTTGCCCATTCCAGCCAGGCATTGCAGACGATGGTTGATGACTGGCTTGATGGGGAAACGCTGGGCGAACCCGCCGAGCCTGCAGACCTTTTTCAGGGCATGCGGAACTTCCAGTATGCGTGA